A portion of the Lolium rigidum isolate FL_2022 chromosome 1, APGP_CSIRO_Lrig_0.1, whole genome shotgun sequence genome contains these proteins:
- the LOC124656810 gene encoding putative F-box protein At2g02030, translating into MDPPCKQDAEESASSSLPDELIEDIFARMPAKSAQRCRCLSRAWAATLSSRSFVDRHLLLANRRGSLRLFILPELGTDTDTTMHGWSPGRPMVVLRREERLRGAVSVTSQCRGLVVLKSTGLVDVFIYGDSSCNPDYYVCNPSTGQMTTLPRGKEAFGLFPHNHDVLGIGYDASIQKHKVVRLYCRGLLPPACEVYVLNSSSGHWRPPFGAADRALPPGFARSLCTDQSVFAQGHLYWAAQPHRKFNSQRIIISFSISDEVFEILPPPPMDMFPCQITELDGCLCVFNNTDKYKHSYDLWVLRDHRAGTWDLHCRIALDMAPLADTQLIRSQEVIPLGSVDDGSGILLRPDPHSIWKENLEAHRLHVYRPVTGDVEDLLGDDSVITHHTMARRVAVPYVESLESTALSDTKRQS; encoded by the coding sequence ATGGATCCTCCGTGCAAGCAGGATGCGGAGGAATCGGCCTCATCCTCCCTCCCGGACGAGCTGATCGAGGATATCTTCGCGCGGATGCCGGCCAAGTCGGCGCAGCGCTGCCGCTGCCTCTCCCGCGCCTGGGCCGCCACGCTCTCCTCCCGGTCCTTCGTAGACCGCCACCTCCTACTCGCCAACCGCCGTGGATCTCTCAGGCTCTTCATCCTCCCGGAGTTGGGCACGGACACCGACACCACGATGCACGGCTGGTCGCCCGGCCGCCCCATGGTCGTTCTCCGTCGCGAGGAGCGCCTCCGCGGCGCGGTTTCCGTTACCAGCCAGTGCCGCGGTCTCGTCGTCCTGAAGTCAACCGGGCTCGTGGACGTCTTCATCTACGGCGACTCGAGCTGCAATCCGGACTACTACGTGTGCAACCCGTCCACCGGTCAGATGACCACTCTCCCCAGGGGCAAGGAGGCCTTCGGCCTGTTCCCGCATAACCACGACGTCTTGGGGATTGGCTATGACGCAAGCATCCAGAAGCACAAGGTGGTGCGCCTCTACTGCCGTGGGCTGCTCCCTCCAGCTTGTGAGGTCTATGTACTCAACTCCTCTTCGGGACATTGGCGGCCACCTTTCGGTGCAGCTGACAGGGCGCTGCCACCGGGCTTTGCAAGAAGTCTCTGCACTGACCAAAGTGTCTTTGCGCAAGGGCACCTTTACTGGGCAGCCCAACCGCACAGGAAGTTTAACTCCCAGAGGATCATTATATCCTTCTCGATCAGTGATGAGGTGTTCGAGATCTTGCCGCCACCGCCCATGGATATGTTCCCCTGTCAGATAACCGAGCTCGACGGGTGCCTCTGTGTCTTCAACAACACCGATAAATACAAGCACTCATATGACCTCTGGGTGCTAAGGGACCACCGGGCAGGGACTTGGGATCTCCATTGCCGCATTGCCCTGGACATGGCACCGCTGGCAGACACTCAGTTGATACGCTCCCAGGAGGTCATCCCGCTTGGCAGTGTTGATGATGGTAGCGGCATACTGCTCAGACCGGATCCTCATAGTATCTGGAAAGAAAATTTGGAGGCCCACCGACTTCATGTATACAGACCTGTGACCGGAGATGTGGAGGACCTCCTCGGCGATGACAGTGTAATCACTCACCACACCATGGCCCGGAGAGTTGCAGTACCATATGTGGAAAGCCTTGAGTCCACCGCTTTATCTGATACTAAACGCCAATCATGA